In Solanum pennellii chromosome 3, SPENNV200, a single window of DNA contains:
- the LOC107014186 gene encoding mediator of RNA polymerase II transcription subunit 18-like: MECVVQGIIETQHVEALEILLQGLCGVRKQGLRIHELCLKSVPNIGSVESEIRLVCDLEKPEDTWTVRHVGGPMRGSGAEKSSFLVRPVQESKITKNALIFFKNIGYKLDHEHLRVGFAFHFQRDALITVTVSSINKMLKLHAIDDAVPVTSGIHLVEVTAPTSSTNYNEVVASVSSFCEYLAPLLHLSKPGVSTGVVPTAAAAAASLMSDGRGTK, from the exons ATGGAgtgtgttgttcaaggaatTATTGAGACTCAA CATGTCGAAGCCCTTGAAATTCTGCTTCAAGGGCTTTGTGGTGTGCGTAAACAAGGCTTAAGGATCCATGAATTGTGCCTCAAAAGTGTTCCAAACATAG GGTCAGTAGAATCAGAAATACGGCTTGTATGTGATCTTGAGAAGCCAGAAGACACATG GACTGTTAGGCATGTTGGTGGTCCGATGAGAGGTTCTGGCGCTGAAAAAAGCTCATTCTTGGTGAGACCAGTGCAAGAAAGCAAAATAACCAAGAATGCACTAatcttctttaaaaatattggCTACAAGCTAGACCACGAGCATCTGAGAGTCGGTTTTGCATTTCATTTCCAAAGAGATGCCCTGATAACTGTAACAGTTTCATCCATCAATAAGATGTTGAAACTTCATGCTATCGATGATGCAGTGCCCGTGACTTCGGGCATTCATCTAGTTGAAGTGACCGCACCAACTTCATCTACAAATTATAATGAAGTTGTCGCGTCTGTATCGTCCTTCTGTGAATATCTTGCACC GCTCCTTCATTTGTCAAAACCTGGTGTCTCAACAGGGGTTGTTCCTACCGCTGCTGCAGCTGCTGCATCTCTCATGTCGGATGGTAGAGGCACCAAGTAA